In Synechococcus sp. KORDI-100, a single window of DNA contains:
- a CDS encoding BMC domain-containing protein: MATPSPSPRRRTTRSTAASKTVDVTPVSSTSKASATSSSRRSTTPSPSPTSSRSSTTTRGSGSSVSGGGGAVSQPTPAGSSGSAAVQGIALGMIETRGMVPAIEAADAMTKAAEVTLVCREYVGGGYVTVMVRGETGAVNAAVRAGADACERVGDGLVAAHIIARPHQEVEPALSGSGALRRS; encoded by the coding sequence ATGGCTACTCCTTCCCCGTCTCCTCGCCGCCGCACCACACGATCAACGGCTGCGTCCAAAACGGTTGATGTGACGCCCGTGAGCAGCACCTCCAAGGCCAGTGCAACGTCGTCGTCTCGCCGGTCTACCACTCCCTCCCCCTCGCCGACATCCAGTCGCTCTTCAACAACGACTCGCGGGAGTGGATCCAGCGTTTCAGGTGGCGGTGGAGCTGTCAGTCAGCCAACCCCGGCCGGTTCCTCCGGCTCCGCTGCGGTGCAGGGAATCGCCCTCGGCATGATTGAAACCCGTGGCATGGTCCCGGCCATCGAAGCGGCAGATGCCATGACCAAGGCGGCGGAGGTCACTCTGGTTTGCCGTGAATATGTCGGTGGCGGTTACGTGACGGTGATGGTTCGCGGTGAAACCGGTGCTGTGAATGCTGCTGTGCGTGCCGGTGCTGATGCCTGTGAACGGGTCGGTGATGGACTCGTGGCGGCCCACATCATTGCCCGCCCTCATCAGGAGGTGGAACCGGCTCTGAGTGGCAGCGGCGCTCTGCGGCGCAGCTGA
- a CDS encoding NAD(P)H-quinone oxidoreductase subunit F yields MISELSLPLQTAWLIPIYGFAGMVVSLPWASGWFRRQAHRTAAYLNILLTLLAFIHGSLILQVVFQSGPVDLAFPWLTVADLELDISFSLTLNNLVALELITGLSLFSQVYSLGYMDKEWALARFFALLGFFEGAMSGVVLSDSLFQSYFLLEMLTLSTYLLVGFWYAQPLVVTAARDAFLTKRVGDVLLLMGVVALCSFSGVMGFTDLYAWAARDSLTPLAATLLGLGLIAGPTGKCAQFPMHLWLDEAMEGPNPASILRNSVVVTCGAIVLLKVMPILQYSPVTLVVLLVIGTISAIGGSLVAIAQVDIKRTLSYSTTAHLGLVFIAIALQIPVLALLLLYTHAVSKALLSMSVGGVIASTNCQDITELGGLGSRMPATTTSYLVGAAGLVGFLPLGGFLAMAQGIELLSVRSIPFMAVFLITNALTALNLVRVFRHVFMGDSLIKSRRAAEVNWQMALPMVALSVVVLLTPVLLVRLESLDGLLAFPLWAAGLVVGSGLGGLMAGALVPLSKAWSRSLNPLLRAVQDLLAYDFYTERFYRITIVNVVAGFSRLASWFDRNVVDGVLHGVARFSLSSADSLKLSVSGQSQSYVLTVLMAIVIFLTSVSWFLT; encoded by the coding sequence TTGATCTCGGAGCTTTCACTGCCGCTTCAGACCGCCTGGTTGATCCCGATCTACGGGTTCGCCGGCATGGTCGTTTCACTGCCCTGGGCTTCCGGATGGTTCCGCCGCCAAGCCCACCGGACGGCCGCGTATCTGAACATTCTTCTGACCCTGCTGGCTTTCATCCACGGCAGTTTGATCCTGCAGGTGGTCTTTCAGAGCGGTCCGGTCGATCTGGCCTTTCCATGGCTCACGGTTGCTGATCTTGAGCTCGATATCAGTTTCAGCCTCACCTTGAACAACCTGGTGGCTCTTGAGTTGATCACGGGTCTGAGTCTGTTCTCTCAGGTGTATTCCCTGGGATACATGGATAAGGAGTGGGCTCTGGCGCGATTTTTTGCCTTGCTTGGCTTCTTTGAAGGAGCGATGTCTGGAGTGGTTCTGAGTGATTCGTTGTTTCAGAGCTACTTCCTGCTCGAGATGCTCACCCTCTCGACGTACCTGCTGGTTGGTTTCTGGTACGCCCAACCCCTGGTTGTCACCGCTGCAAGGGATGCCTTCCTCACCAAGCGCGTCGGCGACGTTCTGCTGCTGATGGGTGTTGTGGCCCTGTGCAGCTTTTCAGGTGTGATGGGATTCACCGATCTTTATGCCTGGGCGGCTCGAGACTCCCTCACGCCGTTGGCTGCCACCTTGCTGGGACTTGGCCTGATTGCGGGCCCAACCGGCAAGTGTGCTCAGTTTCCGATGCACCTCTGGCTTGATGAGGCCATGGAGGGCCCCAATCCCGCCTCGATCCTTCGTAATTCCGTGGTGGTCACCTGTGGAGCCATCGTGCTGCTGAAGGTGATGCCGATCCTTCAGTACTCACCGGTGACCTTGGTGGTGCTTTTGGTGATCGGAACCATCAGTGCCATTGGTGGTTCGCTGGTGGCGATCGCCCAGGTCGACATCAAGCGAACCCTGTCGTATTCAACGACGGCCCACCTCGGGCTGGTCTTCATCGCCATCGCTCTGCAGATCCCTGTTCTGGCCCTGCTGCTGCTTTACACCCATGCCGTCTCCAAAGCGCTTCTCTCAATGAGCGTTGGCGGGGTCATCGCCTCCACCAACTGCCAGGACATCACTGAGCTCGGCGGACTGGGCAGCCGCATGCCCGCCACCACCACGTCCTATCTGGTTGGTGCAGCTGGTTTGGTGGGCTTTCTTCCTCTGGGCGGATTTCTTGCCATGGCCCAGGGCATCGAGCTGCTCAGCGTTCGCTCGATTCCTTTCATGGCGGTGTTTCTGATCACCAATGCCCTCACGGCCCTCAATCTGGTCCGAGTCTTCCGCCATGTGTTCATGGGAGATTCTCTGATCAAATCGAGACGTGCTGCAGAGGTGAACTGGCAGATGGCGCTGCCCATGGTCGCCCTCAGCGTGGTGGTGCTGCTCACCCCAGTCCTGCTCGTGCGTCTGGAATCCCTCGATGGCCTTCTGGCCTTTCCCCTCTGGGCGGCCGGTCTGGTTGTCGGCAGCGGTCTGGGCGGACTGATGGCCGGAGCCCTTGTGCCCCTCAGCAAAGCCTGGTCGCGCTCTCTCAATCCTCTGCTGCGCGCTGTTCAGGATCTCCTGGCCTACGACTTCTACACCGAGCGTTTCTACCGGATCACCATCGTCAATGTGGTGGCAGGGTTTTCGAGACTGGCGTCCTGGTTTGATCGCAACGTCGTCGATGGCGTGCTCCACGGTGTGGCCCGCTTTTCACTCTCCAGTGCCGACAGCCTCAAGCTCAGCGTGAGTGGTCAGAGCCAGTCCTATGTGCTCACGGTTCTTATGGCCATCGTCATCTTTCTCACATCAGTGAGCTGGTTCCTCACCTGA
- a CDS encoding carboxysome shell carbonic anhydrase: MVRSKPLRGGRPQAPSAPTRRQLQQLANSADHAQTTSDQETSTRSAALERRRALTTSGKAAQLDRGSVAGGRIRSSSDAQRPAPSQPGWVRREKAATRAVPFNLSRTSLPITHRRHPLTDAAANGRLQSYEQEIKGRFDRIVPLLQRVSSLQHETDFIPQAQRLCRTELGFDLPDHILQRAWVRPLDMRALFAWCVFESHRLFSDRFFQDDPLEAASGSAASREFEQFLLDCGIHLLDLTPCADGRLAHTVAYALRIPFSAVRRRSHAGAMFDVENTVNRWIKTEHRRYREGTPNPSTDPTRYLKVVTYHFSSLDPSHQGCAAHGSNDELAAAAGHQRLLDFRESVENSFCCGASVDLLLIGLDTDTDAIRVHPPGRDSEMVLDRWLCARELHAATASMTADQAMAQIAEAVESSAPAPMDAGMVAFLTRLIANNISQIDYVQDQHAGPYPDAGHAERFIGVGIGFKEVHLRNLTYFAHLDTVEEGAPDLDVGIKIFTGLNVARDLPIPIVVRFDYSGRVPGARERAIADCQRVDQAIAVRYDDLVKEGLLHTCLTIRDRNQTAPAEVVGSTLDPQLPEAH; this comes from the coding sequence ATGGTTCGCTCCAAGCCTCTCCGCGGCGGGCGACCTCAGGCCCCCTCGGCGCCAACCCGTCGCCAGCTTCAGCAGCTCGCCAACAGCGCCGATCACGCACAGACGACGTCGGATCAGGAGACGTCAACGCGGAGTGCGGCACTCGAGCGGCGTCGTGCTTTGACGACGTCGGGCAAGGCGGCGCAGCTTGATCGCGGCTCCGTTGCTGGTGGTCGGATTCGCTCCAGCAGCGATGCCCAGCGCCCTGCCCCGTCCCAGCCCGGCTGGGTGCGTCGTGAGAAAGCTGCCACCCGGGCCGTTCCCTTCAATCTGAGTCGCACCTCGCTGCCGATCACCCACCGGCGACATCCGCTCACGGATGCAGCGGCGAACGGGCGTCTCCAGTCCTACGAGCAGGAGATCAAGGGCCGTTTTGATCGGATCGTTCCCTTGCTTCAGCGGGTTTCCTCCCTTCAGCATGAAACCGATTTCATCCCGCAGGCCCAACGGCTATGCCGGACGGAACTTGGCTTCGACCTGCCGGATCACATCCTCCAGCGGGCCTGGGTACGTCCCCTTGACATGCGCGCCCTGTTCGCCTGGTGTGTGTTTGAGAGTCATCGTCTGTTCAGCGATCGCTTCTTTCAGGACGACCCCCTAGAGGCAGCCTCCGGCAGTGCGGCGTCAAGGGAGTTCGAGCAGTTCCTGCTCGATTGCGGGATCCATCTGCTCGATCTGACCCCCTGTGCTGACGGCCGCCTTGCGCACACCGTGGCCTATGCCCTGCGCATTCCCTTCAGCGCTGTGCGTCGCCGTTCCCACGCCGGGGCGATGTTCGATGTGGAGAACACGGTCAACCGCTGGATCAAAACAGAGCATCGCCGCTACCGCGAAGGGACTCCGAATCCCTCCACGGACCCCACGCGTTATCTGAAGGTGGTCACCTACCACTTCAGCTCCCTCGATCCTTCCCATCAGGGTTGTGCCGCCCACGGCAGCAACGATGAACTGGCTGCTGCGGCGGGACACCAACGTCTTCTGGATTTCCGCGAGTCGGTTGAAAACAGCTTCTGTTGCGGCGCTTCCGTTGATCTTCTTTTGATCGGCCTCGACACCGATACCGATGCGATCCGTGTGCATCCCCCGGGCCGTGACAGCGAGATGGTGCTCGACCGCTGGCTCTGCGCCAGGGAATTGCATGCAGCCACGGCATCCATGACAGCCGATCAGGCGATGGCCCAGATCGCCGAAGCGGTTGAAAGCTCCGCGCCAGCTCCCATGGACGCTGGAATGGTTGCCTTTTTGACCCGGTTGATCGCCAACAACATCTCCCAGATCGACTACGTCCAGGACCAGCACGCCGGTCCCTATCCCGATGCAGGCCATGCGGAGCGTTTCATCGGCGTTGGCATCGGCTTCAAGGAGGTGCATCTGCGCAACCTCACCTACTTCGCCCATCTCGACACCGTTGAAGAGGGGGCCCCTGACCTTGATGTCGGCATCAAGATTTTCACGGGCCTCAACGTGGCCCGGGATCTGCCGATCCCGATCGTGGTGCGTTTCGACTATTCAGGTCGTGTGCCCGGTGCCCGTGAACGGGCCATCGCCGATTGCCAACGGGTGGATCAGGCCATCGCCGTTCGTTACGACGATCTGGTCAAGGAGGGGCTGCTCCACACTTGTCTCACCATTCGCGACCGCAACCAGACGGCTCCGGCCGAGGTCGTCGGTTCCACGCTTGACCCGCAACTTCCGGAGGCTCACTGA
- a CDS encoding NADH-quinone oxidoreductase subunit M has protein sequence MLLSLLLLIPFAGALALILWPGEMTHCRLRLGAIVILAIQCLASFALLFCFDPAESGLQLIEQARWVHSIGLDYALAVDGLSLPLVLMNGVLCLVAAIASRSIENRPRIYYALLLVISGSVNGAFLAQNLLLFFLFYELELIPLWLLIAVWGGSNRAYAATKFLIVTAVSGVLILAAFLGLAFVTGTMDFSLRPILAGELGMTAQLILMGALLIGFGIKIPLFPFHTWLPDAHTEASTPVSVLLAGVLLKLGTYGLLRFCLGLFPEAWHLASPWLAGWAAISVLYGSLAAIAQTDMKRMVAYSSVGHMGYVLLAAAAATPLGLMGALFQMVSHGLISGVLFLVVGVVYARTGTRDLNVLRGLLNPQRGLPLTGSLMIIGVMASAGIPGMAGFISEFLIFRGSLQPFPLATLLSMVGSGLTAVYFLLMVNRAFFGRLAIAAGDVVNPRILQNVPLREQVPAIALTLGVLALGLVPELLSGLSESATTGLSQLSEALS, from the coding sequence ATGCTGCTCTCTCTCCTGCTTCTGATTCCCTTTGCCGGCGCCCTGGCGTTAATCCTCTGGCCCGGCGAGATGACCCATTGCCGTTTGCGACTTGGCGCAATTGTGATTCTGGCGATTCAGTGCCTGGCCAGCTTTGCGTTGCTGTTCTGTTTTGATCCGGCGGAGTCAGGGCTGCAATTGATCGAACAGGCCCGTTGGGTCCATTCCATCGGTCTTGATTACGCACTTGCCGTGGATGGATTGTCCCTGCCTTTGGTTCTGATGAACGGGGTTCTCTGTCTGGTGGCAGCGATCGCGTCCCGTTCGATCGAGAACCGTCCTCGCATCTATTACGCCCTGTTGTTGGTGATCAGTGGTTCTGTGAATGGTGCATTCCTGGCGCAGAACCTGCTGCTGTTCTTCCTGTTCTATGAGCTTGAGCTGATTCCTCTCTGGCTGCTGATTGCGGTCTGGGGCGGCAGCAACAGGGCCTATGCGGCCACCAAGTTTCTGATCGTGACAGCGGTTTCGGGGGTCTTGATCCTTGCCGCCTTCCTCGGCCTGGCCTTCGTGACTGGAACGATGGATTTCAGTCTGCGGCCGATCCTTGCCGGTGAACTGGGAATGACGGCCCAGTTGATCCTGATGGGGGCTCTGCTGATTGGCTTCGGCATCAAGATCCCGCTGTTTCCTTTTCACACCTGGCTGCCCGATGCCCACACCGAGGCTTCCACGCCCGTGTCGGTCCTGCTGGCAGGTGTTCTCCTCAAGCTGGGCACCTACGGATTGCTGCGTTTCTGCCTGGGCCTGTTCCCAGAGGCGTGGCATCTCGCCTCACCATGGCTGGCCGGGTGGGCGGCGATCTCTGTGCTGTACGGGTCTCTCGCTGCCATCGCTCAGACGGATATGAAGCGGATGGTGGCCTACAGCTCCGTGGGCCACATGGGCTATGTGCTGCTGGCCGCTGCTGCTGCCACTCCGCTCGGGCTGATGGGGGCTCTCTTCCAGATGGTCAGCCATGGCCTGATCTCAGGGGTGCTGTTCCTCGTTGTGGGAGTGGTGTATGCCCGCACCGGCACAAGAGATCTCAATGTTCTGCGTGGACTGCTCAATCCCCAGCGCGGACTTCCTCTCACGGGGTCGTTGATGATCATCGGTGTGATGGCCAGTGCCGGCATTCCCGGGATGGCTGGCTTCATCTCCGAGTTTCTGATTTTCCGCGGCAGTCTGCAGCCGTTCCCCCTGGCCACCTTGCTCTCCATGGTGGGCTCTGGACTCACAGCGGTGTATTTCCTTCTGATGGTGAACCGTGCCTTCTTCGGGCGGCTGGCGATTGCCGCCGGCGACGTGGTGAATCCCCGTATTCTTCAGAACGTTCCACTTCGGGAGCAGGTGCCGGCCATCGCACTCACCCTTGGCGTACTGGCGCTTGGATTGGTGCCTGAACTGCTGTCCGGACTCAGTGAATCAGCCACCACCGGCTTGAGCCAGTTGAGTGAGGCCCTGTCATGA
- a CDS encoding carboxysome peptide B, with amino-acid sequence MEIMQVMGTMVCTYRVAGLSHMHLRVLRNSKGKRMVAVDPVGAREGNWVFTASGSAARFACPDPQIQTDLTIGGIIDHWTPDG; translated from the coding sequence ATGGAGATCATGCAGGTGATGGGAACCATGGTGTGCACCTACCGGGTGGCAGGACTGAGCCATATGCACCTGCGCGTGCTTCGCAATTCCAAAGGCAAGCGAATGGTTGCCGTGGACCCTGTCGGAGCTCGCGAAGGCAACTGGGTGTTCACCGCCAGCGGCTCCGCTGCCCGGTTCGCCTGTCCTGATCCTCAGATTCAGACCGATCTCACCATCGGCGGCATCATCGACCACTGGACTCCGGACGGATAG
- a CDS encoding 4a-hydroxytetrahydrobiopterin dehydratase has product MDQWQERKRPVCLEKRFEFDSYSSTRDFLDRLGEHSEATQRFPDISFGRTYVNITLRPEQDGDAPALSAADRRFADEIDGLLG; this is encoded by the coding sequence ATGGATCAGTGGCAGGAACGCAAGCGACCGGTCTGTCTGGAGAAACGGTTTGAGTTCGACAGTTACAGCTCAACCAGGGATTTCCTCGATCGACTCGGGGAGCACAGTGAAGCGACCCAGCGATTTCCCGACATCAGTTTCGGACGCACTTATGTAAACATCACGCTGCGGCCGGAGCAGGACGGCGATGCCCCCGCACTCAGTGCGGCCGATCGGCGCTTCGCTGATGAGATTGATGGACTCCTCGGTTGA
- a CDS encoding CO2 hydration protein — MTATTTRPLQAPVLPDQEELVRRLLSDTPLLKDTPDHLLQVVNVLESYGIVLDAYSKNLVDQGEKQLLNPFPVMRFFHEGITPKRLWDHLLGDRINFEYAEYCQKAMFWHGTGGLDAYLDSAEFQEACQRIISRKASRDPLIGITNRLYPGFAPESIRSLTTIYCLGLFWRVMSDLFVDLARRYRIGEVACVKDVVHHIRDGLVAAAGSPITYKVVIAGEEIWVLPPDAGLTFLVDVAVPYVEAVFFRGMPFLGTVSYNAQARQISPDISDFKYGALYADPIPSMGAGIPPSLCMQDMYRHLPDELNRWYDDHARGQVDVHVQICVSFQKSMFCVTNGAIAGTMPHPLDTNDPGEQAANRAYAESWAGRLMGCRREALL, encoded by the coding sequence ATGACGGCAACCACCACCCGCCCCCTCCAGGCCCCTGTTCTGCCGGACCAGGAGGAGCTGGTCCGGCGTCTGCTCAGCGACACCCCACTGCTGAAGGACACCCCGGATCACCTCCTCCAGGTGGTGAATGTGCTGGAAAGCTATGGAATCGTTCTGGACGCATACAGCAAAAATCTGGTGGATCAAGGGGAGAAGCAGCTGCTGAACCCGTTCCCTGTGATGCGCTTCTTCCATGAGGGGATCACGCCCAAGCGCCTCTGGGATCATCTGCTGGGGGACCGCATCAATTTCGAATACGCCGAGTACTGCCAGAAGGCCATGTTCTGGCATGGAACGGGCGGACTGGATGCCTATCTCGACAGTGCTGAGTTTCAGGAGGCCTGTCAGCGCATAATCAGTCGCAAGGCATCGCGGGATCCGTTGATCGGCATCACCAACCGTTTGTATCCAGGTTTCGCACCGGAATCGATTCGTTCGCTCACCACGATTTACTGCCTGGGCCTGTTCTGGCGCGTGATGAGCGATTTGTTTGTTGATCTGGCTCGTCGCTATCGCATCGGCGAGGTGGCCTGCGTGAAGGATGTGGTGCATCACATCCGCGACGGTCTTGTTGCGGCTGCCGGCAGTCCGATCACCTACAAGGTTGTGATTGCTGGGGAAGAGATCTGGGTTCTTCCACCGGACGCTGGCCTCACCTTTCTGGTTGATGTCGCTGTGCCGTATGTGGAAGCGGTGTTTTTTCGCGGTATGCCCTTCCTCGGCACGGTGTCGTACAACGCCCAGGCCCGTCAGATCTCACCGGACATCAGTGATTTCAAATACGGAGCGCTGTACGCCGATCCAATTCCAAGCATGGGAGCTGGGATTCCGCCCAGTCTCTGCATGCAGGATATGTACCGGCATCTGCCGGATGAACTCAACCGTTGGTACGACGATCATGCCCGCGGGCAGGTTGATGTTCATGTTCAGATCTGCGTCAGCTTCCAGAAGTCGATGTTCTGTGTCACCAACGGGGCCATCGCAGGAACGATGCCGCATCCCTTGGACACTAATGATCCAGGTGAGCAGGCGGCCAACCGTGCCTATGCGGAATCATGGGCTGGTCGCCTGATGGGTTGTCGTCGTGAAGCTCTTCTGTAA
- a CDS encoding chloride channel protein codes for MTTRPHIQVSPEIRLGLMALVTGALSGAFSAVMLGLIGGIGKQFWGETTEEGLIKSIPLLWSLTVCGGVGVILALVERGDDRNLLPELPETLEDLRDPDHAPQRHEFRSILAAALAQIGGAPVGPEALLTRLVTVASRAIWRGRDNTLSHAAIAGSMGLFEAPLLGGVVVNQHRVNLQSRWIPGTIGGLAGFAVFGGILELSGGSMARVPYIWPTTFREDLGSVSVGLLAGLVGSALGFGLRQWRSALQRRQLLKHWRWWPVLTGLLLGVLLHWVPMVGFAGEHQVIPLLDGANKDSVPLLLSVGALKLLMLGLCLETGWRGGIFFPGFILSCAFGGGLHELLPQLGSLSSWCAGITSGFFVLMLGRPLVVLVLSICLMQGHGTASGLIGVGVAVLISRRLDGGNDVPPPRPETHGSPECPEPQA; via the coding sequence GTGACAACGCGACCGCACATCCAGGTCTCTCCTGAGATACGTCTAGGCCTGATGGCGCTGGTAACCGGTGCCTTGAGCGGTGCCTTCTCCGCAGTGATGCTCGGTCTGATCGGCGGCATCGGAAAACAATTCTGGGGGGAGACGACCGAAGAAGGGCTGATCAAATCCATTCCTTTGCTGTGGTCCCTCACGGTCTGTGGCGGCGTCGGCGTCATCCTGGCGCTGGTGGAGCGTGGAGACGATCGCAACCTTCTCCCGGAACTACCTGAAACACTTGAGGATCTGCGGGATCCAGACCATGCACCGCAACGCCATGAATTTCGCTCGATCCTGGCGGCCGCCCTGGCGCAGATCGGTGGTGCTCCTGTTGGACCGGAGGCTCTGCTCACCCGGTTGGTGACCGTTGCAAGCCGGGCCATCTGGCGCGGTCGCGACAACACGCTGTCCCATGCCGCCATTGCCGGAAGCATGGGACTGTTCGAAGCGCCTCTGCTGGGAGGCGTTGTGGTCAACCAGCATCGCGTCAACCTTCAAAGCCGCTGGATTCCAGGCACCATCGGCGGTCTTGCCGGCTTCGCCGTCTTCGGTGGAATTCTGGAGTTGAGCGGCGGAAGCATGGCCCGGGTCCCTTACATCTGGCCCACTACATTTCGCGAAGATCTGGGCAGCGTCAGCGTGGGCCTGCTGGCTGGCCTGGTTGGCAGCGCGCTTGGTTTTGGATTGCGTCAGTGGCGTTCTGCACTGCAACGTCGCCAACTTCTGAAGCACTGGCGTTGGTGGCCGGTTCTCACCGGCCTGCTCCTGGGCGTGCTGCTGCACTGGGTCCCGATGGTGGGCTTCGCAGGAGAGCACCAGGTGATCCCACTCCTGGATGGGGCCAACAAGGACAGCGTTCCTCTTCTTCTGAGCGTTGGGGCGCTGAAACTCCTGATGCTGGGCCTGTGCCTTGAGACGGGATGGCGCGGAGGGATCTTCTTCCCGGGTTTCATTCTGTCCTGTGCCTTCGGCGGCGGCCTGCATGAGCTGTTGCCGCAACTGGGGAGCCTCAGCAGTTGGTGCGCCGGAATCACCAGCGGCTTTTTCGTGCTGATGCTTGGCCGCCCCCTGGTGGTGTTAGTGCTGTCCATTTGCCTGATGCAGGGCCATGGCACCGCCAGTGGCCTGATCGGGGTCGGTGTTGCTGTACTGATCAGCCGACGTCTTGATGGCGGGAATGATGTCCCTCCACCTCGCCCTGAAACACACGGCTCGCCCGAATGTCCTGAGCCTCAAGCGTGA
- the cbbX gene encoding CbbX protein, with product MDSSVDLASAYADSGVADVLEQLDRELIGLMPVKTRIREIAALLLVDQARQQLQLPSTAPSLHMSFTGRPGTGKTTVAERMSQILHRLGYLRKGHVVTVTRDDLVGQYVGHTAPKTKEMIKRAQGGVLFIDEAYYLYKPGNERDYGAEAIEILLQEMERQRKDFVVIFAGYGDRMEAFYRSNPGLSSRVAHHLEFPDYSNEELMQIAALLLEEQHYRFSGEAVQAFSEYISRRRQLPFFANARSIRNALDRARLRQANRLFDRMGDRLNREDLITLEAQDIRASRVFQGEVEGHHSRHQDVG from the coding sequence ATGGACTCCTCGGTTGATCTCGCTTCGGCTTATGCCGACTCGGGTGTGGCCGACGTGCTCGAACAGCTGGATCGCGAGCTGATTGGTCTGATGCCAGTCAAAACGCGCATCCGTGAGATCGCAGCTCTTCTTCTGGTGGATCAGGCCCGCCAGCAGTTGCAGTTGCCCAGTACGGCTCCCAGCCTGCATATGTCGTTCACCGGTCGGCCTGGCACCGGCAAAACAACCGTGGCGGAGAGGATGTCGCAGATCCTCCACCGTCTGGGCTACCTCCGCAAAGGTCATGTGGTCACGGTGACCCGCGACGATCTCGTTGGCCAGTACGTCGGCCATACCGCTCCGAAAACCAAGGAGATGATCAAGCGGGCGCAGGGCGGCGTGCTGTTCATTGACGAGGCCTATTACCTCTACAAACCGGGCAACGAACGCGATTACGGGGCCGAGGCGATTGAGATCCTGTTGCAGGAGATGGAACGCCAGCGCAAGGATTTTGTGGTGATCTTCGCTGGCTATGGAGACCGCATGGAAGCGTTCTACCGCTCCAATCCAGGTCTGTCGTCGCGCGTCGCCCACCATCTCGAGTTTCCCGATTACAGCAATGAGGAACTTATGCAGATCGCAGCGTTACTGCTTGAGGAACAGCACTATCGATTCAGTGGCGAGGCCGTTCAGGCCTTCAGCGAATACATCTCCCGACGCCGCCAGCTCCCCTTCTTCGCCAATGCCCGCTCGATCCGTAATGCACTGGATCGTGCCCGACTGCGTCAGGCGAATCGTTTGTTTGATCGCATGGGTGACCGCTTGAACCGTGAGGATCTGATCACGCTTGAGGCTCAGGACATTCGGGCGAGCCGTGTGTTTCAGGGCGAGGTGGAGGGACATCATTCCCGCCATCAAGACGTCGGCTGA
- a CDS encoding cadherin repeat domain-containing protein, with translation MITEPIDPDTTPPAFTSPSKVDSVKEGSPQGTVIYTATSTDDSPPVTYSLSGSDANAFSIDSETGVVTTKSDLNHSAKSGYNFDVVATDRVGNSKSLSLELAILPGGVSAQKVNGIDLLPGNPLKDFNDTIGCSIGSLTSQSIIQDGSTKDNDVVIINSDIRASLRHNMQLTLFTNIEEFRINANSDESTEISLRSIVNADSLKFVEGSTFLAAAKFTNWHESGITDFDFSGITSKFGIDLLNADSGAPDSKSTLRLVGSDGGDTIEGLAGDVQIFGNLGVDILTGSTGGKSTITG, from the coding sequence GTGATTACTGAGCCAATCGATCCCGACACCACTCCGCCTGCTTTCACATCTCCTAGCAAGGTTGATTCCGTCAAGGAAGGCTCACCTCAAGGAACGGTGATCTATACCGCTACCTCAACAGACGATTCTCCGCCAGTCACCTACTCCCTGTCGGGCAGTGACGCCAATGCCTTTTCGATTGACTCCGAAACTGGGGTTGTCACAACAAAATCCGACCTGAATCACTCAGCAAAAAGCGGCTACAACTTCGATGTTGTGGCGACAGACAGAGTTGGCAATTCCAAGTCTCTGAGTCTCGAGCTGGCGATCCTCCCTGGAGGCGTTTCTGCACAAAAAGTCAACGGAATAGACCTGCTCCCTGGAAATCCACTGAAAGATTTTAACGACACAATCGGTTGCTCTATTGGAAGCTTAACCAGCCAAAGCATCATTCAAGACGGAAGCACAAAGGACAACGACGTTGTCATCATCAACAGTGACATCAGAGCGAGCTTACGACATAATATGCAGCTCACATTATTCACCAATATTGAGGAGTTCAGGATCAACGCCAATTCAGACGAAAGTACAGAAATCTCCCTGCGATCCATTGTCAATGCAGACTCTTTGAAATTCGTAGAAGGAAGTACATTTTTAGCCGCTGCAAAATTCACCAATTGGCATGAATCTGGCATCACTGATTTCGACTTTTCAGGAATAACCAGCAAATTCGGGATCGATCTTCTGAATGCCGATTCTGGTGCACCTGATAGCAAATCAACCCTACGCCTTGTTGGATCTGACGGAGGAGACACCATTGAAGGCCTCGCTGGGGATGTTCAGATTTTCGGCAACCTCGGAGTTGACATCCTCACGGGTTCAACTGGAGGAAAATCAACCATCACAGGCTGA
- a CDS encoding carboxysome peptide A produces the protein MLIVKVIKPLVSTNRIPDFEHKHLQVVLDGSTKKVAVDAVGAKPGDWVICVSSSAAREAAGSKSYPSDLTIVGIIDHWEPDPPKTTSATPNTAAAGPSIKPPGGAKA, from the coding sequence ATGCTCATCGTCAAGGTCATCAAACCGCTCGTCTCCACCAACAGGATTCCGGACTTTGAGCACAAGCACCTCCAGGTGGTGCTTGACGGCAGCACCAAAAAGGTGGCTGTGGATGCCGTCGGAGCCAAGCCTGGGGACTGGGTGATCTGTGTCAGCAGTTCCGCGGCCCGTGAAGCGGCTGGAAGCAAGTCCTACCCCAGCGATCTCACCATTGTGGGGATCATCGACCACTGGGAGCCGGATCCTCCAAAAACGACGTCAGCCACTCCGAACACCGCCGCCGCAGGACCTTCGATCAAACCGCCCGGGGGTGCCAAGGCCTGA